The DNA segment aaaatcattaaaaccttggctttccgatttgagtaataaaataggatctaagTCAAACCGAGTAACGTAATCATTTACTTCTTTCAAAGCCGTTTCCTTTACTTAGGCAAAACCAACTTCAACCCCATGATAAATTCTAGGACGTTTCAactgttcaaaattgttttagtcttgcaagaattcaaaattcaaagagTACTTAAAACATTTCTCAAAGcatttcaaaatgaaacttgTCAATAGGCATTCAGGTTCTTTCAAAGTTATTGAAACTTCTTTAATTGAAACCCccaagtcaaattcaaaggcaTAAACCCTTTTCACATTCAAACAGCTTTAAAACACAAGTTTCATCTAAATAACCTTCTCCTGAAAGAGACACAAGGCCTTTCTTAGGAAGCAAGACTAAATCACAACTTCCGCTTTAATAACTCATTTCAAAAGCACGAATCATccttttcttgataattcaaataaaatagttgAAGTCTTTAGCTCATCATTTTTCCAGACAACATTTCAATAAAGACtcagattttatagaaatttcggcagcacctcccctaaaacttggactttgccacccggttcgggtcccaactaaatcGTTTCTCATCccttttcaacagctcaaaaccagaaatcaattcaaaagcaagctaaatccgacagtcgcctcagtggcatatctcaatgtaaccatttcaaaatcaactcaatatcaaccgatttaactcatttccaaagctttaaagaatTGGTTCAGCAACAAATCAtttatcaaaaccaaatcaattaaagtaaaccaggctgaattcaaaagtgcattcgactcttcacatcatcaaaataatcaactcaattcaaatcaatcctcaacggattaaactcagattttaaatctttaaagaatcagcTTTAAAACATTACATTTTACATAAccgcacaacaattcagccaaaccaacatccataaacattcgagtcaatcaaataatacataaggcagataGAATCACCAcatacacaatatctcacatcagtatcaatatataataattccaatacataaaacatagtttttggaaagcgcaCCTACCTCACAACATTGGAACCACAACCCAACTCGTTAACCAACTCCTTTTATCTTGACCCGAAATCACCGACAATCAAAATCTCAGCTCTGCCCGCTCTCTCAAAAGCAGAAACATCCCCAAACGGCACAAGCAAACCGGATTCTAGCTCCTAAAACCATTAACATTACGATTACTTTATTACACAGAACAGAACACTAATGGAGAGCTCTCGAAACAGGAATACTTACTGAAACTAAGAAAGAACGGCGGAACCGAACAACAACGGCCTCTGAACTGGTTGGGTGGTAGCCCCAACAGCCACCTCCAGCGGCTGTGGCGACCCGACTCCGGCAACGGTGACTGAAACCAACATGCCGCGACAATAAGATTCCCATAATCTCACAAGAAACGAAGACCAAGTTTGAAACCCTTACCGGCATACTTTCCCGGCGACGGCAGCAGGGTCTCGTGGCAGAAACTCAACCTGGAGCTCCGGCGGCGATGGCGGCAGTTCCGACGGAGGCGGCAGTGAGAGGCAGAACTGGCGAGCCCTCCTCTTCCAGCGGCAGCGCTGCGGCAAGGAGCACAGCGGCAGCGTGTGAACCGGCGATGGCAGAAACATGACGGCTCTCCCTCACGGCGCGCCTCCCTCTTGCGCGACAGGAGAAACAGAAGCGGAACTCCATCGCGACTCTCCCTCTGCCTTGGACGGCGACACACAGCAGTGAGAGACCCGGCGGCGGCGGCGCTATGGCTCAGCAACGGCGGCGCGAACGGCAACGCGAGCAGCTCCCCTCCCACCTCGCACCACACCACCTCTGCCTCCCTCAAACCCAGCGTCGTTATCCCCTGCTCCTTCGAACTCGACGGTGAGGGACCCACGGCGGCGCAGTGGGCCGCGCTCCTCTAGCATCACGCCTTCTCCCTCCTCCTTTCGGTGACAGAAGCGCGACTCCTGGTTCCATGGATGGACGACGATGGCGACGCGGATTGGGCATCGACCTCCTTCCCCTTTCCCCCTTTCCTTTCCATTTTCGTTCTTTCTCATCCCCTGGTTCAGGGAACCATGAGTGTGCGTGGGATAGGGCTGCGCATCAAATCGGAGAGAGGGGGAGATCTACTGCTGATGGGGAAACCaggttagggttttagggttagggtttttgaataaaattaggGTTAAGGGCATTAtggtaattttatataaaattgggaataatatagtaattgaaacccaATGTAAATCCAACCCTAATTGTATatgaaaaaatactatttgctcatcaattttacaaattattttcaataaaatgcccaaatctaaaaattagaaataatataattaatttttctattttccaaaatagcaacattaatatttaaaatactaattatttaatccaaattatataaaaatccttattatttcacaacTACCAACTTTTtaatctaaatataaaaaataatctaaaaattataaaattggataataatcataactcgtTTCAAATTcgataaatcaaaacttgccttaaaaGGATATTGACAAGCACTAAATACCGGTTTAGAATATTCACAAATTTAAAACTCAATTTTCATTATAGCTCTAAACCAAAATTCAACGTTCTTCAAAGATTAGTTTAAATGtcacaaattcaaattaataccGGGAGTTTAATCTTGAGTCATTCTCCCTAAGAATCACAATCGAGTGCATCATCATTGACTACGAAAAAATTGGGAATTTTGATCGTAATTAACGTGaatttaaagtgcaagaaattaaagaagcaatGCAATAagtaaatatcaaaataaattaaactaggAGCAATTAAGGCAATTAACTagtaaaataaagtaaattcaAATGTTAAAagatcttggcaagggttgagaGTCAAGAATCACTATCCTTGTTATTGACCACAAATATGacaattatgaagagttaacCCCACTTCGTCAACCTTTACACATTGAAAAAAGTCAAGTAGGCGTAATTATTAATCCTAATCCATACGTCATAaccaacttactaattgaattagtaaaaaattGGCGTCAATAGAaataagattaattaataatcctAAATTACCAATCAatattggacatcaatgactcaaggtcaccttAACCCTCAACTCCAAGccaagagagagaaaaactacTTTATATCTAATGCAAAGAATTTATccaacacttggtgtgcataaaCATAAAGCATCATAAATTGTAAGAATTAgtaaaatctacaactaccaaTTACAAGAAATGGGCAATAGCAACTCAAATAAGCaagaataaagaataaaaatatcaaattcattaaagaaaaatttataattcaaaaaaatttcataaactaAAATGATAAAGTAAAGAACTAACAAGAGATTCTAAACAAAGTAAAGTtgcaaaataagaaattataGACTAAAAGCTATAACTAGAtaattaaaccctaaaactaTAAAGAAAATCTTAAGAAACCcttgaattctagagagaagttggagcttctctctagaattcaaggttctaaaaccaaaaaaaaaaggaaaatgagtGTGTATGTTGATGTGTGTCTTCATCttgtaagaataaaaaatttattaactgaTTAATTAgaataagataataatttaattatccaaaataggttgaaaaatataaaaatatttatttgaaaatttgaaggtgagatttgaatttagtgaattttttcgaatggaaaaatgtaattttctgcGAAACAATGCATAAACACGTGTATCGGTAGTTTAGTCAGAAGTACTGGCTTAAGTTTGTCAAGTACTGTGtgtgaaaaaataaaactgcagaaacactttaaaaaatatttagaattgaaaaccgGTTACTTATTCTAGAGATTTTGGCCTGAAGTTAGACCAAACGAACAAAAATGGTAAAACCGGTTAAACCAGGCCCAAGTTGAGCCCAAGCCTAACATATAAATGCCCAATCAATGAGGTTTTCAGCTCATTTCATTCAACAAGACAGAGAGAGGGTAGACTGAGAAGAGAAGCGGAGGTGAGGGTTTCACTATTCATCATCACCTtcttttgattatattttgagCTATTGAGCTCCGATCAGCGTGCTGTTTGTGGTTATGCAAAACTCTTGCCGAGCTCTTCGATAAACAAAGTGGTAAAACACTTTCAAATTCTTACCCAATTCTCTGCCCTAATAGATTTCGAATTTTGGGGTTTAGTTATTGAGCAATTTTgagattttggttgtttaggtatGATCTAGTATTGGATTATTGTTGGGTTTTGCCCTAAATACTGTTGGATGAGGTAAGCCATTCAAAACCTTTGTGGTTTGATGTAATTGTGAGCCCTAGTGATTAATTTTGGTAATTTATATGGATATAGCTTCAATTCTGGTTTATTGGAGTTGAGTTAGTGATTTGGATTTGCTTGGAATTGAGCTTTCGGTGGTTGAGCTTTGTTGAACTTGTTGAAggtcattttaattttgtctttgaAAAGAAATCGACCAATGTATAATTTCGGTTTccaatagataatatataatgttgtgTGAGACTTATGTTAGTAGACCTTAGGATAAGATTGAATTGATGATGATTggtgatgattattgatgttaatgataaatgatgatgattatgagttttgataatgaataataattgtGACAGATTGAAATGATGTAAATATGGTATAATTGATGGTTGAATTGATAATTGTTGAGATTGGTAATTTATGAGTAGGAATTGTGGAAAGAGTTGATAATTGTAAACTTAATGGTAAGGTGTTGTATGGTTGAACAATGATGGAAGTGTAATTGGTAATCTATATGAATGTGTAGGATTAGAAAAGGGTATGGTTAAATTGGAATGAgattttttaagttttgaaaACCAAAGGATTTTGTAAGTTTTGGTGAAAAAcctatttttgacaaatttcaACATGCCATAACTTGGCTTCCAAACCCCCAAATTTTATGAAACTTGTTTTGAATGAAAATGGGTCCGTAAAGTTTATGTCATTctaagaacggatgaaaaataatttttgacaaaaaattttgCGTGTTTGAAA comes from the Arachis duranensis cultivar V14167 chromosome 7, aradu.V14167.gnm2.J7QH, whole genome shotgun sequence genome and includes:
- the LOC110274165 gene encoding uncharacterized protein LOC110274165, which translates into the protein MFLPSPVHTLPLCSLPQRCRWKRRARQFCLSLPPPSELPPSPPELQVEFLPRDPAAVAGKVCRHRCRSRVATAAGGGCWGYHPTSSEAVVVRFRRSFLVSELESGLLVPFGDVSAFERAGRAEILIVGDFGSR